The following is a genomic window from Bacilli bacterium PM5-9.
AATCCTAATTTTTCAATTTTTTCCTTTTGTGATAAGCTTAAACCCTTACCTGCACTACCTAAGTATGTTTGATAATATTTTTTAGGATCTTTACTTAAATTATCCAAAATATTTTTCTCTTTAGTTTTTAAAATAGGAGCTAATTTTTTAGCATATTCACTTGGATTAGTTACATGCGCAGGTTTATCATTTATATCATCGTATCTTTCTTGATTTAAATAGGCAACGATTGTATATGTATATGTATCTTTTGCAATCACATCACCATTTCGATCATATATGCTTCCTCTTTTTGCAGTTATATCAATTTCTTTTATACTTTTTTCTTTTGCATAACCACTTATGTCTGCGCCACTAACTAAATGCTTTCCAGTAATATTTATATATAATATATTAATAAACAATATAAAAAAGATTACTAAAAAAGCAATATGAAGAGCCTTTATTGCTTTATTATTTAACATTTTTTATCGTACCTTCACGGTTTTTCAAACCATTTTTTTGAGCAATATTACTCATTCTTTCAAATGAACTCAACTCATCAATTTTTATTTTCAAAGTTTGATTAGTGCTCTTTAATTCAGTATTTTCATTTTCAATTTTATATAAATTTTGTTTTAAATTTACATTATAATTTTTTAAAAGAGTAGCACTCACTAAATATAAAACAACAATCGCAAAGAAAACTACTTTATATTTACTTGTTAATGATTGCTTACTATTTCTTTTTTTAACTACCTTTTTCATCTAATCTCACTCCTTTATTTTTTCAATAACTCTTAATTTACTTGATTTTGAACGACTGTTTTCACTTAGTTCACTTTCGCTTGGTAAAACAACCTTACTTTTCACTAATTTATATTTGATATCTTCTATTCCGCTAATATCTACTAAATCTTTTGGTAATTTAGAAGTTGTATATTCTTTAAAGATGTTTTTACATAATCTATCTTCAAGTGAATGAAAACTTATTACAACTACTCTTCCACCAACATTTAATGATTCAATTGCCGCAACTAATGCTTTTTCAAATACTTCTAATTCTTTATTAACTTCAATTCTGATTGCTTGAAAAGTTTTTTTAGCTGGGTGTCCTTTTTTCTTTAACACTGATTGTGGTAAAGATTTTTTTATTATTTCAACTAATTCAAATGTTGTTTCAATTTTTTTGTTTTCTCTATTTTTTTCAATATTTCTTGCGATTTGCTTTGCATATTTTTCTTCACCATAACGACTTATTATTCTTAACAAATCATGAAATGAATAATCATTAACTACTTCATAAGCTGATAGTGTTGAGTTTTGATTCATTCTCATATCTAATTTAGCATCAAAGCGATAACTAAATCCTCTTTCAGGTATATCAAATTGCATTGAGCTAACACCTAAATCAAAGATAACACCATCAACTCCATTAATTCCTAATTCATTTAATGTTTCTTGATAGCTTGCAAAGTTCTTATTTATTAAAAATACATTATCTTTATTTTCAAAAACATTTTTTGCATTTGAGATTGCTAAATCATCTTGATCAAAACATATCAATCTTCCATTATCTAATTTATTATAAATTGCTTGAGAATGTCCTGCTCCACCTAATGTCATATCAACATAAGTGCCACTTGGCTTAATGTTTAAAAGATTAATAGATTCTTCTAGCATAACCGAATAATGATTAAACATTGAATCAACTCCTATATTTCAAAATCAACTAAATCTTCTGCAATATCTTCAAATGATTCTTCCACACTTGAGTTATATTCTTGCCATTTATTTTCATCCCAAATTTCAAAGTAGTCGCCTACTCCAACAACAATACATTTTTTTTCTAAACTTGCGATTTTTAATAAGTGTGTTGGAATATTAATTCTTCCTGTTTTATCAAACTCTAAATCTGCTGCACTTGATAAAACCATCCTAGCATAAGCTCTTGCTTGTTTTTTTGTTGTAGGCAATGATGATAGCTTAGTTTCGATTTCTTTCCATTTTTCCATTGGATACGCAGAAAGACAACCATCCAAACCACGAGCAACAACTATTTCTTCGCCAACTTTATCACGAAATTTAGCTGGAAGAATCATTCTTCCTTTTGCATCAATATTATGATTGTATTGACCAATAAACATTATCACTCACCACTTTCTACCACTTTCTAACACTTATTACCACAAGTATATCATACATACATATTTTAAGCAACATTTTGCCACAAAAAAAAGTATGGTTTTTGTGTGAAAATATTTATAGTTTTTAAGTAAAAAAAAGTATGGCTATAATAACCACACTCTTTACAAAATTATTTTATATTTTTTATTTTTATAACAAGTAATTATTTTCTTTATTAGCTACTTGTAAACTATACAATTTATACTTAGCAAACCCTTCTACAACAAGTGGTTCTTGCTTACAAAGCTTATCTGCTTCTTCATATGTATCGGTTTTGAAAATAAACATTCCTGCCATATTTGGATAGCCTTTAAACGGACCACAAAGTTCTAATTTACCTTCATCATCTAACTTACTTATATTCTCAACATGTCTCTCAATTATCTTTTTAGTAATTTTATTATAATTTTTATTTTTTTCTAGCATCATCACATATAAAAAATCTTTCACTTTTTTACCTCCAACAATATTTTTTAAATTATATCATAATTATAATATTATAAAGTTATTAAACCAATTATTTTTTGTGCCAATCAAAAATAAAAAAAGCATGATATTAAAATCACGCTTTTTAAACTATTTTTAAGCTTCGTCAGTTTCTACTTTAACTACTTCTTTACCACGGTATGATCCACATGTTTTACAAACACGATGAGATAGTTTCATTTCACCACAGTTATCACATTTTGCAACACCTGGCATTCCTAACTTAAAATGAGTTCTTCTTCTTCTTTTTACAGCTTTAGATGTTCTTCTAAATGGTACAGCCATCTTTTAGTCCTCCTTGTCATTAAACAAATTTTTCAATTTTTCAAATCTTGGATCAATTTTATCTTCATTGTTTTGATGATATTCATCTTCACTAAGTAAACGCCAAGATTTTCCTTCTTTGTTTATACATTCATTTTTAACAAACTTAGTTGGTGCTTCAACAATAAGTCTTTGCCATGTTAGTTCAAATAAGTCAATATAGTCTGCATCATAATTAACAGCTAAATCATAACTTTCATCCATAACATCTTCAATTTTAAATGAAAAGTCATAATCCCCTAATTCATTAGTGTTTGCACATGGTAGAAACATTGTACCTTTAAAAGTTAAATCAACATTAACTAAATCTTCTTTTAAAAATATTTCACCATCAACTTTAATATCACTGACACCTTTTATGTTGGTTACATTCTTAAACATTTTTGGATCAAATGTTAGTTTTTCATCAACATGGTGCTTTTGATTAGGCAAAGTTCTAAGCCAACTTATTTTCCATTTCACGATTACACCCACTTTTTGCAACAATAATATTATATAGAATTTAGACAATAAAGTCAAACACAAATACCTCTAAAACCTTATTTTTCCTTTAGCTTTATTTTAATTCAGCAATCATAGCACTAATACTATCAAATTTAGCTTGATAATCCTTTAATTTTTCTTTTTCTTCATTAACTTTTTGCTCTGGTGCTTTACTAGTAAATTTTTCATTATTTAACATACCTTGAGCTCTATTTATTTCCTTTTGTAGCTTTTCAAGTTCAAGCTCATATTCAGCAATCACTTCATCATTAGTTTTTTCTTCAACCATACTTAAATCTATCATTACTTTATGACCATCACTTAAAACATATGTTTCTATTCTTGAAGCATCATCTTTAATTCCATAATTAAAATTAGTGATTTTTGTAATGTAGTCAGAAACATTTGCTAATTCAAAATCTAATTCATAATTAATTTCAATAGCACGTTTAATTGTATAATCTAAACGAATTTCTCTAAATTTAGATATTAATTCAATTGCAGTGTTTATCTCTTTATTTTCAAAGTTGTATGCTTCTTTTACCTTTGGATAACTTTCAATAACA
Proteins encoded in this region:
- a CDS encoding MraZ protein (product_source=KO:K03925; cog=COG2001; ko=KO:K03925; pfam=PF02381; superfamily=89447; tigrfam=TIGR00242) translates to MFIGQYNHNIDAKGRMILPAKFRDKVGEEIVVARGLDGCLSAYPMEKWKEIETKLSSLPTTKKQARAYARMVLSSAADLEFDKTGRINIPTHLLKIASLEKKCIVVGVGDYFEIWDENKWQEYNSSVEESFEDIAEDLVDFEI
- a CDS encoding large subunit ribosomal protein L32 (product_source=KO:K02911; cath_funfam=3.30.60.20; cog=COG0333; ko=KO:K02911; pfam=PF01783; smart=SM00336; superfamily=57829; tigrfam=TIGR01031) — encoded protein: MAVPFRRTSKAVKRRRRTHFKLGMPGVAKCDNCGEMKLSHRVCKTCGSYRGKEVVKVETDEA
- a CDS encoding 16S rRNA (cytosine1402-N4)-methyltransferase (product_source=KO:K03438; cath_funfam=3.40.50.150; cog=COG0275; ko=KO:K03438; pfam=PF01795; superfamily=53335; tigrfam=TIGR00006); this encodes MFNHYSVMLEESINLLNIKPSGTYVDMTLGGAGHSQAIYNKLDNGRLICFDQDDLAISNAKNVFENKDNVFLINKNFASYQETLNELGINGVDGVIFDLGVSSMQFDIPERGFSYRFDAKLDMRMNQNSTLSAYEVVNDYSFHDLLRIISRYGEEKYAKQIARNIEKNRENKKIETTFELVEIIKKSLPQSVLKKKGHPAKKTFQAIRIEVNKELEVFEKALVAAIESLNVGGRVVVISFHSLEDRLCKNIFKEYTTSKLPKDLVDISGIEDIKYKLVKSKVVLPSESELSENSRSKSSKLRVIEKIKE
- a CDS encoding uncharacterized protein YciI (product_source=COG2350; cath_funfam=3.30.70.1060; cog=COG2350; ko=KO:K09780; superfamily=54909), which gives rise to MKDFLYVMMLEKNKNYNKITKKIIERHVENISKLDDEGKLELCGPFKGYPNMAGMFIFKTDTYEEADKLCKQEPLVVEGFAKYKLYSLQVANKENNYLL
- a CDS encoding cell division protein FtsL (product_source=TIGR02209; cath_funfam=2.40.330.10; cog=COG4839; superfamily=57959; tigrfam=TIGR02209; transmembrane_helix_parts=Outside_1_19,TMhelix_20_42,Inside_43_97), whose translation is MKKVVKKRNSKQSLTSKYKVVFFAIVVLYLVSATLLKNYNVNLKQNLYKIENENTELKSTNQTLKIKIDELSSFERMSNIAQKNGLKNREGTIKNVK
- a CDS encoding uncharacterized protein (product_source=KO:K07040; cog=COG1399; ko=KO:K07040; superfamily=49384); the encoded protein is MTLLSKFYIILLLQKVGVIVKWKISWLRTLPNQKHHVDEKLTFDPKMFKNVTNIKGVSDIKVDGEIFLKEDLVNVDLTFKGTMFLPCANTNELGDYDFSFKIEDVMDESYDLAVNYDADYIDLFELTWQRLIVEAPTKFVKNECINKEGKSWRLLSEDEYHQNNEDKIDPRFEKLKNLFNDKED